One part of the Arvicanthis niloticus isolate mArvNil1 chromosome 15, mArvNil1.pat.X, whole genome shotgun sequence genome encodes these proteins:
- the LOC143434481 gene encoding uncharacterized protein LOC143434481, whose amino-acid sequence MREQSAWLPPATPRARREEETVGAERRVPAAATAAASQRGPCSRASERFPQPLPPLLTPLSPALWPLQQPVGSSAAEGSGSPRGELALSAQSRGRRRAESPAVAGGGGRLRAAGGCGRRRRRRRTRARPRTP is encoded by the coding sequence ATGAGAGAGCAGTCTGCGTGGCTGCCGCCTGCAACACCGCGAGCCCGGCGCGAGGAGGAGACGGTGGGCGCCGAGCGCAGGGTCCCCGCTGCTGCCACCGCCGCCGCTAGCCAGCGGGGACCATGTTCACGGGCTTCGGAGCGTTTCCCGCAGCCGCTACCCCCACTGCTCACGCCGCTGTCTCCAGCGCTCTGGCCGCTGCAGCAGCCCGTTGGCAGCTCGGCTGCTGAAGGCTCCGGGAGCCCCAGAGGCGAACTCGCACTCTCCGCACAAAGCCGGGGCCGGCGGCGCGCCGAGAGCCCAGCAGTGGCGGGCGGCGGCGGGCGCTTGCGCGCTGCCGGGGGctgcggccgccgccgccgccgccgccggacCCGCGCCCGCCCCCGGACTCCCTGA
- the Lrrc4 gene encoding leucine-rich repeat-containing protein 4, translated as MKLLWQVTVHHTWNAVLLPVVYLTAQVWILCAAISAAASAGPQNCPSVCSCSNQFSKVVCTRRGLSEVPQGIPSNTRYLNLMENNIQMIQADTFRHLHHLEVLQLGRNSIRQIEVGAFNGLASLNTLELFDNWLTVIPSGAFEYLSKLRELWLRNNPIESIPSYAFNRVPSLMRLDLGELKKLEYISEGAFEGLFNLKYLNLGMCNIKDMPNLTPLVGLEELEMSGNHFPEIRPGSFHGLSSLKKLWVMNSQVSLIERNAFDGLASLVELNLAHNNLSSLPHDLFTPLRYLVELHLHHNPWNCDCDILWLAWWLREYIPTNSTCCGRCHAPMHMRGRYLVEVDQAAFQCSAPFIMDAPRDLNISEDRMAELKCRTPPMSSVKWLLPNGTVLSHASRHPRISVLNDGTLNFSRVLLIDTGVYTCMVTNVAGNSNASAYLNVSSAELNTPNFSFFTTVTVETTEISPEDITRKYKPVPTTSTGYQPAYTTSTTVLIQTTRVPKQVPVPSTDTTDKMQTSLDEVMKTTKIIIGCFVAVTLLAAAMLIVFYKLRKRHQQRSTVTAARTVEIIQVDEDIPAAASAAATAAPSGVSGEGAVVLPTIHDHINYNTYKPAHGAHWTENSLGNSLHPTVTTISEPYIIQTHTKDKVQETQI; from the coding sequence ATGAAGCTCTTGTGGCAGGTAACTGTGCACCACACCTGGAATGCCGTCCTGCTTCCCGTCGTCTACCTCACGGCGCAAGTGTGGATTCTGTGTGCAGCCATCTCTGCTGCCGCTTCAGCCGGGCCCCAGAACTGCCCCTCCGTCTGTTCCTGCAGTAACCAGTTCAGCAAGGTGGTGTGCACCCGACGGGGACTCTCTGAGGTCCCGCAGGGTATTCCTTCCAACACCCGGTATCTCAACCTCATGGAAAACAACATCCAGATGATTCAGGCCGACACCTTCAGGCACCTACACCACCTGGAGGTCCTGCAGCTGGGCAGAAACTCCATCAGGCAGATAGAGGTGGGGGCCTTCAATGGCCTCGCCAGTCTCAACACCCTGGAACTGTTTGACAACTGGCTGACTGTCATCCCCAGTGGGGCCTTTGAGTACCTGTCCAAACTGCGGGAGCTCTGGCTTCGAAACAACCCCATTGAGAGCATTCCCTCTTATGCCTTCAACCGGGTGCCCTCCCTCATGCGTCTGGACTTGGGGGAACTCAAGAAGCTGGAGTATATCTCTGAGGGGGCTTTTGAGGGGCTGTTCAACCTCAAGTACCTGAACTTGGGCATGTGCAACATTAAGGATATGCCCAATCTTACACCCCTGGTGGGGCTAGAGGAGCTCGAGATGTCAGGGAACCACTTTCCTGAGATCAGGCCTGGGTCCTTCCATGGGCTTAGCTCCCTCAAAAAACTGTGGGTGATGAACTCACAGGTCAGCCTGATTGAACGGAATGCTTTTGATGGACTGGCTTCTCTTGTAGAACTCAACTTAGCTCACAATAACCTCTCATCTTTGCCCCATGACCTCTTCACTCCCCTTAGATACCTAGTGGAGTTGCACCTACACCACAATCCTTGGAACTGTGATTGTGATATTCTGTGGCTGGCTTGGTGGCTTCGGGAGTATATACCCACCAATTCCACCTGCTGTGGCCGCTGTCATGCTCCCATGCACATGCGAGGCCGCTACCTGGTAGAGGtggaccaggctgcctttcagtGCTCTGCCCCTTTCATCATGGATGCACCCCGGGACCTCAATATCTCTGAGGATCGGATGGCAGAACTGAAGTGTCGGACTCCCCCTATGTCCTCTGTGAAGTGGTTGCTGCCCAATGGGACAGTGCTCAGCCACGCCTCCCGGCACCCACGAATCTCTGTTCTCAATGATGGCACCTTGAACTTTTCTCGTGTGCTTCTCATAGACACTGGAGTATACACATGCATGGTGACCAATGTGGCAGGCAACTCCAATGCCTCGGCCTACCTCAATGTGAGCTCGGCCGAGCTCAACACCCCCAACTTCAGCTTCTTCACCACTGTAACAGTGGAGACCACAGAGATATCACCTGAGGACATAACACGGAAGTACAAGCCTGTTCCCACCACATCCACTGGTTACCAGCCGGCATATACCACCTCTACCACGGTGCTCATTCAGACCACCCGTGTGCCCAAGCAGGTGCCAGTGCCCTCGACAGACACTACTGACAAGATGCAGACCAGCCTGGATGAAGTCATGAAGACCACCAAGATCATCATTGGCTGCTTTGTGGCAGTGACTCTCCTAGCTGCTGCCATGTTGATTGTCTTCTATAAACTTCGCAAGCGGCACCAGCAGCGGAGTACAGTCACAGCTGCCAGGACAGTAGAGATTATCCAGGTGGATGAAGACATCCCAGCAGCAGCGtctgcagcagcaacagcagctccATCCGGCGTATCAGGTGAGGGGGCAGTAGTGTTGCCCACAATACATGACCATATTAACTACAACACCTACAAACCAGCACATGGGGCCCACTGGACAGAAAACAGCCTGGGGAACTCTCTGCACCCCACAGTCACCACTATCTCTGAACCTTATATAATTCAGACCCATACCAAGGACAAGGTACAGGAAACTCAAATATGA